A stretch of the Aegilops tauschii subsp. strangulata cultivar AL8/78 chromosome 4, Aet v6.0, whole genome shotgun sequence genome encodes the following:
- the LOC109780751 gene encoding myosin-binding protein 3, giving the protein MASEAAVASGVCGRSGRAARLLAGALLEWILIALLLANGVFSYLIARFAAFFGLPPPCALCSRLAVDSLFAPPSQRPCAEPLRRVLCDGHAAEVSRLGYCRAHRRLADAADMCEDCGAASGKALLSWMRRSELGERDLACACCGVALESGFYSPPFLLPTPSAAAHDPGRGCDQDGHGDVVFVSEDGPVIELFDEKPLVEDDSIGVISAHRAGIAGSVERLVPLESIDSLAVGVPELSSEPSGEEKESDDHLPERKVDANEEKFVVASDVQHSPQMDNGLKEMSSSEDEQVEQGTVEHELFSMPSDTMEHGFVVDKSDENTEEVLVQQAGIKDECDAMPVEGGPHDSEVSNENTEENQVQQAELSQLLDSVMIHPREHVDEECEEEKISLAELKQESDSAALASLEQVTEISSENTENHVEQPELMHLSTFMAAGVLESPGVNATADQDDIEVDPTESLLPSLHQLSDGHSISSDKSSSDCSDVEDKRVSDTPTDIEDISYLQELPDPKAVTADTRSVDSSVANMFTDLESVELVSVDQLKSALGAAHKSLSTLYAELENERSAAAIAADETMAMINRLQEQKAAMQMEAMQYQRLMEEQSEYDQEALQRLNDLVVKRDKERQDMERELELYRHKIHLYEAKERRKMSRHKADDQNGSSSASSSAEDSDDLSQSFYEGDESAHGLNGSNGSSPTDVVLHETASHIVTIDGSLADCEEERLSILEQLKVLEERLFDLEDEESDNLRMDKHFTEDNHLNGASNGFSDEDISFKLQDSRKGVSYGGKKLLPLFDDTTMRNGNGLLAKQGTEADPSAEVVLELAKEQDKLAIASEIGQVHERLQALEADKEFIKQCVRSLNKGGKGFVLLQEILQHLRDLRRIEQRARNNSGEISPHYVHPYTD; this is encoded by the exons ATGGCCTCGGAGGCGGCCGTGGCGTCGGGCGTGTGCGGGAGGAGCGGCCGGGCCGCGCGGCTGCTCGCCGGCGCGCTCCTCGAGTGGATCCTCATCGCGCTGCTCCTCGCCAACGGCGTCTTCTCCTACCTCATCGCCCGCTTCGCCGCCTTCTTCGGCCTGCCGCCGCCGTGCGCGCTCTGCTCCCGCCTCGCCGTCGACAGCCTCTTCGCCCCGCCCAGCCAACGCCCCTGCGCCGAGCCCCTGCGCCGCGTGCTCTGCGACGGGCACGCCGCCGAGGTGTCGCGCCTCGGCTACTGCCGCGCGCACCGCCGCCTCGCCGACGCCGCCGACATGTGCGAGGACTGCGGGGCCGCGTCCGGGAAGGCGCTGCTGTCGTGGATGCGGCGGAGCGAGCTCGGCGAGCGGgacctcgcctgcgcctgctgcGGCGTCGCGCTCGAGAGCGGCTTCTACTCGCCGCCCTTCCTGCTCCCCACGCCGTCGGCCGCGGCTCACGACCCGGGCCGCGGCTGCGACCAGGACGGCCACGGAGACGTGGTCTTTGTGTCCGAGGACGGCCCTGTGATCGAGCTCTTCGACGAGAAGCCATTGGTGGAGGATGATTCCATCGGTGTCATTTCAGCTCACCGCGCTGGCATTGCCGGCAGCGTTGAGCGACTGGTGCCGCTTGAATCCATCGACTCCTTGGCCGTCGGTGTGCCCGAGCTGTCATCTGAGCCCAGTGGTGAAGAGAAGGAATCAGATGATCATTTGCCGGAGAGGAAGGTTGATGCCAACGAGGAGAAATTTGTGGTGGCCTCTGATGTTCAGCACT CTCCTCAGATGGATAATGGACTGAAAGAGATGTCATCATCAGAGGATGAGCAAGTTGAACAGGGCACTGTGGAACATGAATTGTTTTCCATGCCATCAGATACCATGGAGCATGGATTTGTTGTTGACAAATCTGATGAAAATACTGAAGAGGTGCTGGTTCAACAAGCTGGCATAAAGGATGAATGTGACGCTATGCCAGTGGAAGGTGGGCCACATGACTCGGAGGTTTCGAACGAGAACACTGAGGAGAACCAGGTTCAACAAGCTGAGCTGAGTCAGTTATTGGATTCGGTAATGATACATCCCAGGGAGCATGTCGATGAAGAATGTGAAGAGGAGAAAATATCACTTGCTGAGTTGAAACAAGAATCGGACTCTGCGGCACTTGCTTCTTTGGAACAAGTTACAGAGATTTCAAGTGAGAACACTGAAAACCATGTTGAACAGCCTGAGCTGATGCATCTGTCCACTTTTATGGCAGCAGGTGTTCTTGAGTCTCCCGGTGTTAACGCCACCGCAGACCAAG ATGATATTGAAGTTGATCCAACTGAGTCTCTTCTACCAAGCTTGCACCAACTTTCTGATGGGCATTCAATAAGTTCAGATAAATCATCTTCTGACTGCAGTGATGTTGAAGATAAGAGAGTTTCTGATACACCAACTGATATTGAAGATATCAGTTATTTACAGGAATTACCAGACCCTAAAGCAGTGACTGCTGATACCAGGTCTGTTGATTCAAGTGTGGCTAATATGTTTACTGATCTGGAAAGTGTTGAACTGGTGAGTGTTGATCAACTCAAGTCTGCTTTGGGAGCTGCCCACAAGTCATTGAGTACACTATACGCAGAGCTTGAAAACGAGAGGAGTGCAGCAGCTATAGCTGCTGATGAGACCATGGCAATGATAAATCGCTTGCAAGAACAGAAAGCTGCAATGCAGATGGAGGCGATGCAGTACCAGCGGCTTATGGAAGAGCAGTCGGAGTATGATCAAGAAGCACTGCAGAGGCTGAATGATCTGGTTGTAAAGAGAGATAAGGAGAGGCAAGATATGGAGAGGGAGCTCGAATTGTATCGCCACAAGATTCATCTCTATGAGGCGAAGGAGAGGAGGAAAATGTCCAGGCACAAGGCCGATGACCAGAATGGATCATCCTCAGCATCATCAAGTGCTGAGGACAGTGATGACCTTTCCCAAAGTTTCTATGAAGGCGATGAGTCTGCCCATGGTCTGAATGGAAGCAATGGCAGTAGTCCCACTGATGTTGTTTTACATGAAACTGCTAGTCATATTGTTACAATTGATGGCTCGCTAGCTGATTGTGAGGAAGAGAGGCTCTCCATATTGGAACAGCTGAAAGTGCTGGAGGAGAGGCTTTTCGACCTCGAAGATGAAGAATCCGATAACTTGAGGATGGACAAGCATTTCACAGAAGATAACCATTTAAACGGTGCCTCAAATGGTTTCTCTGATGAGGACATCAGCTTCAAGCTTCAGGATAGTAGAAAAGGCGTGAGCTATGGAGGAAAGAAGCTCCTCCCTCTGTTTGATGATACTACCATGAGAAATGGGAATGGCCTCCTAGCAAAGCAAGGTACCGAGGCAGACCCTTCAGCAGAAGTCGTGTTGGAACTTGCCAAGGAGCAAGATAAGCTTGCGATTGCCAGTGAGATCGGTCAAGTCCATGAGCGCTTGCAAGCTCTCGAGGCGGACAAGGAGTTCATAAAGCAGTGCGTGAGGTCCTTGAACAAAGGAGGCAAGGGCTTTGTTCTTCTTCAGGAGATCTTGCAGCATCTTCGGGACCTCAGAAGGATCGAGCAGCGTGCAAGGAACAACTCTGGAGAAATCTCGCCCCACTACGTGCATCCTTACACGGATTGA
- the LOC109780741 gene encoding uncharacterized protein isoform X1, which translates to MEGKGKGLVNPKKRGRDLKKYFEVLGSGSSSQTNPSTRESVNISANVNHQDQVTSMEEEHENLMPTEQVEEQTTDSVEAIVEENVEVHGVEGITIFSEDYINGDPGLRIPLDSFAPNIRDDVRFTYIRMGATQPTSCTFLPNRDGRCFRPQWYKDFEWLEYSVDKHKAYCFYCYLFKHDRMDDKFGHDVFSKLGFDCWKNAVATFRKHVGGPCSIHNISKTACDDFKNQRASVKSKVTTYSKGSLVKYETHVDTSLAIVSYLALQGEPFRGHDESTSSLNKGNFLELLDWVKERIPEVKVAFDELCPKNAQMTSGKIQKILVSHCANAVTKAIKEEMGDCLFSVLIDECRDISVKEQMAVVIRYLSKQGETIERFLGIKHVPDTTSASLKKALLEVFAKHGLVVARLRGQGYDGASNMRGEFNGLQKLIRDENPYAFYIHCFAHQLQLVVVAVSRCCKGVEDFFEYVTMISNLSTSSCKRKDKLLDKQKQVLLDKIRGGEMPTGRGKNQETSLVRPGDTRWGSHYTTLSRIESMWDAVIEVLGIVEDDVRVPCRAGGLVHQMETFSFVFILKMMLKILRMTNDLSLLLQKKDQNVVQVCDRSCYMYLLCLIYFVHENIHASKIVIVSFQAMSLVTDVRTRLINWRNDGWEPLLEDVKAFCTKNDIPIPNMDDMFTKWGKSRKGGRNNVTADHFFRVDTFYAAIDFITTEFDHRFNEVSSELLQNFSCLDPRNSFSRFNVNKLARLTEIYCEDFSDYEREHIVDNLELFIIHMRRIEEFRACHNIASLARKMVELERHVMFPAVYRLIELALLLPVATATVERAFSSMKIIKTELRSKMSDGWLNDLMVCYIERAIFKSIDLDKIKEDFQKEGRALPLPGSSTRH; encoded by the exons ATGGAAGGAAAGGGAAAGGGACTAGTAAATCCAAAGAAAAGAGGAAGAG ATTTGAAAAAGTATTTTGAAGTGCTTGGTAGTGGCAGCAGCTCACAAACAAATCCAAGCACCCGCGAAAGTGTCAATATTTCAGCAAATGTCAATCATCAAGATCAAGTGACTTCCATGGAAGAAGAGCATGAAAATTTGATGCCAACCGAACAAGTGGAAGAACAAACTACCGATTCCGTCGAAGCTATAGTGGAAGAGAATGTTGAAGTTCACGGGGTTGAAGGTATAACTATTTTTAGTGAAGATTACATAAATGGTGATCCAGGCCTTCGCATTCCACTTGATAGTTTTGCCCCCAACATTAGAGATGATGTTAGATTTACTTATATCCGAATGGGTGCAACTCAACCAACTAGTTGCACTTTCCTCCCAAATAGAGATGGAAGATGCTTCCGGCCACAATGGTATAAGGATTTTGAGTGGTTGGAATATAGTGTGGATAAGCATAAGGCATATTGCTTCTATTGTTATCTTTTTAAGCATGACCGAATGGATGATAAATTTGGGCATGATGTTTTCTCCAAATTGGGTTTTGACTGTTGGAAAAATGCGGTTGCAACATTCCGTAAACATGTTGGTGGGCCATGTAGCATCCACAATATTTCAAAAACAGCATGTGATGATTTTAAAAATCAAAGGGCAAGTGTGAAAAGTAAAGTTACAACTTACAGCAAAGGTTCACTAGTCAAGTATGAAACTCATGTGGATACATCTTTGGCCATTGTAAGTTATCTAGCATTGCAAGGTGAACCATTTCGTGGACACGATGAATCCACTTCTTCTTTGAACAAGGGGAATTTTTTGGAGCTACTTGATTGGGTGAAAGAAAGAATTCCAGAAGTGAAGGTTGCATTTGATGAGCTATGCCCTAAGAATGCCCAAATGACTTCcggaaaaattcaaaaaatcctTGTTTCTCATTGTGCAAATGCGGTCACCAAAGCAATCAAAGAAGAGATGGGTGATTGTCTTTTCTCCGTTCTTATTGATGAGTGCCGTGATATATCGGTGAAAGAACAAATGGCCGTGGTTATTAG GTACTTGAGCAAACAAGGAGAGACTATTGAACGTTTTTTAGGTATTAAGCATGTCCCGGACACAACATCTGCTTCTTTAAAGAAGGCATTGTTGGAGGTTTTTGCTAAACACGGTCTAGTTGTTGCACGACTACGAGGGCAAGGGTATGATGGGGCATCTAATATGAGAGGAGAATTCAATGGCCTTCAGAAGTTAATTCGAGATGAGAACCCATATGCTTTCTATATCCATTGCTTTGCCCACCAACTGCAGTTGGTAGTTGTTGCTGTTTCGAGATGCTGCAAGGGTGTTGAGGATTTTTTTGAATATGTGACCATGATATCTAATCTCAGTACGTCATCTTGCAAGAGGAAGGATAAATTGCTTGACAAGCAAAAACAGGTTCTTTTGGATAAGATTAGGGGAGGTGAGATGCCCACAGGAAGAGGCAAAAATCAAGAAACATCCTTGGTCAGACCTGGAGATACAAGATGGGGCTCTCATTACACAACCTTATCTCGCATTGAATCAATGTGGGATGCAGTCATAGAAGTTTTGGGCATTGTTGAGGATGATGTGCGTGTTCCATGTAGAGCAGGAGGTTTGGTTCATCAAATGGAGACTTTTAGCTTTGTGTTCATCCTGAAGATGATGCTAAAGATCCTTCGTATGACAAATGATTTGTCTCTTCTATTGCAAAAGAAGGATCAAAATGTTGTTCAGGTATGTGATCGATCATGTTATATGTATCTACTCTGCTTGATATATTTTGTTCATGAAAACATACATGCATCTAAAATTGTAATTGTCTCATTTCAGGCAATGTCATTGGTTACGGATGTGAGAACACGTTTAATCAATTGGAGAAATGATGGTTGGGAGCCACTCTTGGAAGATGTCAAAGCCTTTTGCACCAAAAACGACATTCCAATACCAAATATGGATGACATGTTTACAAAGTGGGGAAAATCAAGAAAAGGTGGACGAAACAATGTCACAGCTGATCATTTTTTTCGTGTGGACACCTTCTATGCTGCCATAGACTTCATCACCACAGAGTTTGATCATCGTTTCAATGAGGTATCTTCAGAGCTGCTCCAGAACTTCTCTTGTCTTGACCCAAGAAACTCCTTTTCTAGGTTCAATGTGAATAAGCTTGCTAGACTCACAGAGATTTATTGTGAGGATTTCTCAGATTATGAACGTGAACATATAGTTGATAACCTCGAGCTATTCATTATCCATATGAGAAGAATTGAAGAATTTAGAGCTTGTCATAATATTGCAAGCCTAGCTAGAAAGAtggttgaacttgaaaggcatgTCATGTTTCCTGCTGTTTATCGCCTCATTGAGTTGGCATTGCTACTACCGGTAGCGACGGCAACAGTTGAAAGAGCCTTCTCATCAATGAAAATCATCAAGACTGAGTTGCGCAGCAAGATGTCTGATGGCTGGCTTAATGACTTGATGGTGTGTTACATTGAGCGAGCGATCTTCAAAAGTATTGATCTTGATAAAATTAAGGAAGATTTTCAGAAGGAAGGTAGGGCACTGCCATTGCCTGGGTCTTCTACACGCCATTAA
- the LOC109780741 gene encoding uncharacterized protein isoform X2, which produces MEGKGKGLVNPKKRGRDLKKYFEVLGSGSSSQTNPSTRESVNISANVNHQDQVTSMEEEHENLMPTEQVEEQTTDSVEAIVEENVEVHGVEGITIFSEDYINGDPGLRIPLDSFAPNIRDDVRFTYIRMGATQPTSCTFLPNRDGRCFRPQWYKDFEWLEYSVDKHKAYCFYCYLFKHDRMDDKFGHDVFSKLGFDCWKNAVATFRKHVGGPCSIHNISKTACDDFKNQRASVKSKVTTYSKGSLVKYETHVDTSLAIVSYLALQGEPFRGHDESTSSLNKGNFLELLDWVKERIPEVKVAFDELCPKNAQMTSGKIQKILVSHCANAVTKAIKEEMGDCLFSVLIDECRDISVKEQMAVVIRYLSKQGETIERFLGIKHVPDTTSASLKKALLEVFAKHGLVVARLRGQGYDGASNMRGEFNGLQKLIRDENPYAFYIHCFAHQLQLVVVAVSRCCKGVEDFFEYVTMISNLSTSSCKRKDKLLDKQKQVLLDKIRGGEMPTGRGKNQETSLVRPGDTRWGSHYTTLSRIESMWDAVIEVLGIVEDDVRVPCRAGGLVHQMETFSFVFILKMMLKILRMTNDLSLLLQKKDQNVVQAMSLVTDVRTRLINWRNDGWEPLLEDVKAFCTKNDIPIPNMDDMFTKWGKSRKGGRNNVTADHFFRVDTFYAAIDFITTEFDHRFNEVSSELLQNFSCLDPRNSFSRFNVNKLARLTEIYCEDFSDYEREHIVDNLELFIIHMRRIEEFRACHNIASLARKMVELERHVMFPAVYRLIELALLLPVATATVERAFSSMKIIKTELRSKMSDGWLNDLMVCYIERAIFKSIDLDKIKEDFQKEGRALPLPGSSTRH; this is translated from the exons ATGGAAGGAAAGGGAAAGGGACTAGTAAATCCAAAGAAAAGAGGAAGAG ATTTGAAAAAGTATTTTGAAGTGCTTGGTAGTGGCAGCAGCTCACAAACAAATCCAAGCACCCGCGAAAGTGTCAATATTTCAGCAAATGTCAATCATCAAGATCAAGTGACTTCCATGGAAGAAGAGCATGAAAATTTGATGCCAACCGAACAAGTGGAAGAACAAACTACCGATTCCGTCGAAGCTATAGTGGAAGAGAATGTTGAAGTTCACGGGGTTGAAGGTATAACTATTTTTAGTGAAGATTACATAAATGGTGATCCAGGCCTTCGCATTCCACTTGATAGTTTTGCCCCCAACATTAGAGATGATGTTAGATTTACTTATATCCGAATGGGTGCAACTCAACCAACTAGTTGCACTTTCCTCCCAAATAGAGATGGAAGATGCTTCCGGCCACAATGGTATAAGGATTTTGAGTGGTTGGAATATAGTGTGGATAAGCATAAGGCATATTGCTTCTATTGTTATCTTTTTAAGCATGACCGAATGGATGATAAATTTGGGCATGATGTTTTCTCCAAATTGGGTTTTGACTGTTGGAAAAATGCGGTTGCAACATTCCGTAAACATGTTGGTGGGCCATGTAGCATCCACAATATTTCAAAAACAGCATGTGATGATTTTAAAAATCAAAGGGCAAGTGTGAAAAGTAAAGTTACAACTTACAGCAAAGGTTCACTAGTCAAGTATGAAACTCATGTGGATACATCTTTGGCCATTGTAAGTTATCTAGCATTGCAAGGTGAACCATTTCGTGGACACGATGAATCCACTTCTTCTTTGAACAAGGGGAATTTTTTGGAGCTACTTGATTGGGTGAAAGAAAGAATTCCAGAAGTGAAGGTTGCATTTGATGAGCTATGCCCTAAGAATGCCCAAATGACTTCcggaaaaattcaaaaaatcctTGTTTCTCATTGTGCAAATGCGGTCACCAAAGCAATCAAAGAAGAGATGGGTGATTGTCTTTTCTCCGTTCTTATTGATGAGTGCCGTGATATATCGGTGAAAGAACAAATGGCCGTGGTTATTAG GTACTTGAGCAAACAAGGAGAGACTATTGAACGTTTTTTAGGTATTAAGCATGTCCCGGACACAACATCTGCTTCTTTAAAGAAGGCATTGTTGGAGGTTTTTGCTAAACACGGTCTAGTTGTTGCACGACTACGAGGGCAAGGGTATGATGGGGCATCTAATATGAGAGGAGAATTCAATGGCCTTCAGAAGTTAATTCGAGATGAGAACCCATATGCTTTCTATATCCATTGCTTTGCCCACCAACTGCAGTTGGTAGTTGTTGCTGTTTCGAGATGCTGCAAGGGTGTTGAGGATTTTTTTGAATATGTGACCATGATATCTAATCTCAGTACGTCATCTTGCAAGAGGAAGGATAAATTGCTTGACAAGCAAAAACAGGTTCTTTTGGATAAGATTAGGGGAGGTGAGATGCCCACAGGAAGAGGCAAAAATCAAGAAACATCCTTGGTCAGACCTGGAGATACAAGATGGGGCTCTCATTACACAACCTTATCTCGCATTGAATCAATGTGGGATGCAGTCATAGAAGTTTTGGGCATTGTTGAGGATGATGTGCGTGTTCCATGTAGAGCAGGAGGTTTGGTTCATCAAATGGAGACTTTTAGCTTTGTGTTCATCCTGAAGATGATGCTAAAGATCCTTCGTATGACAAATGATTTGTCTCTTCTATTGCAAAAGAAGGATCAAAATGTTGTTCAG GCAATGTCATTGGTTACGGATGTGAGAACACGTTTAATCAATTGGAGAAATGATGGTTGGGAGCCACTCTTGGAAGATGTCAAAGCCTTTTGCACCAAAAACGACATTCCAATACCAAATATGGATGACATGTTTACAAAGTGGGGAAAATCAAGAAAAGGTGGACGAAACAATGTCACAGCTGATCATTTTTTTCGTGTGGACACCTTCTATGCTGCCATAGACTTCATCACCACAGAGTTTGATCATCGTTTCAATGAGGTATCTTCAGAGCTGCTCCAGAACTTCTCTTGTCTTGACCCAAGAAACTCCTTTTCTAGGTTCAATGTGAATAAGCTTGCTAGACTCACAGAGATTTATTGTGAGGATTTCTCAGATTATGAACGTGAACATATAGTTGATAACCTCGAGCTATTCATTATCCATATGAGAAGAATTGAAGAATTTAGAGCTTGTCATAATATTGCAAGCCTAGCTAGAAAGAtggttgaacttgaaaggcatgTCATGTTTCCTGCTGTTTATCGCCTCATTGAGTTGGCATTGCTACTACCGGTAGCGACGGCAACAGTTGAAAGAGCCTTCTCATCAATGAAAATCATCAAGACTGAGTTGCGCAGCAAGATGTCTGATGGCTGGCTTAATGACTTGATGGTGTGTTACATTGAGCGAGCGATCTTCAAAAGTATTGATCTTGATAAAATTAAGGAAGATTTTCAGAAGGAAGGTAGGGCACTGCCATTGCCTGGGTCTTCTACACGCCATTAA